Within Limisalsivibrio acetivorans, the genomic segment GAAGAAGTATCACGACTAATTTTACGATGTTCGAAGCTTTGGGTCATGCGGTGATCTGGATAATTCTGAGCGTTATAACCTTTGGGATCGCAGCATTCTTCGCTCCGTATTCGATAGCTAAGTTTTTTATTAACCGTACAGAGATAACTGTAGATGGTAAAAGGTACATACAGCAGTGCAACGTTGAGCTTTTAGGGAATCTGGGACATCTGCTCCTTTGGGTTCTTATTGTTATTGTTACCTTTGGTTTAGGCTATTTCCTTTATATCTATCATGTCTGGGTATACTGCATCTCTAAGACGGAGCTTATCCCTGCACAATAAGGTGTGGGGTACATTAATGTGGTAGTATAACTGGTAAGGTGTACTTTACAGCTACAATCATTTGACCGGGATGTGCTATGCAGGCAATTAAAGAGAAAATCTGGTATTTATTTTATATCGTTTTAATTTTTGGTTTAATCATTCTGTGCTTTGTGTCATATAGCCTCAAAAATGATATAACCAGCGACTATAAAAAGCTTAATATCCAACAAACTGATCTCATCTATAATGTTATACATTCCCTGCTGGCCACAAACGAAAACATGCTCGATATGCTCGGAAAAGAGATTGCCGAGAAGCACAGGGGGAATGAGTCTGTAAAGAACCCTGAAATCTTCCAAAGCTACCTTGAGCTTGATACTTCCGTTATAGCTCTCGGGCTTCTACGCCCTGACGGCAGGTATACCGCTGTTAGCAATAATCTTAACCCAGATGACCTCCCTAACCTTCTGGAGCAGGAAGAGAGCAGAAACACTTTCCTGAAAACATTGAACTGGGACAAGATGATACTTGGGCGGACCTATTATTTTAAGCCTTTGAATGAGTACGTTATTCCCATCAGAAAGGCTGTGCGTGATAATAAGGATAGTAATAAGGTTATTGCTGTGATAGCCGCCGCACTCACACTCGGCGACTCGGCAAAGCTCTTCAACAACAATCTTCATTTCGGTAATGAAAACAACATCATTATCCATCGTGAGTTTGACGGCTATATCCAGTATGCCTCCCAAAGTTACATCAGGGAGGGTATATACGATGAACCTATCTCTGAAGAGATACTCGAAAGAGGGAAATCTCTGATTGAAAAGAAAACAGGGCTCCCGATAGATGAGGTGATGAGAAATGGGGAAATCGTTACCATAGAGCAGACTGAAGGAGTAAGCGTGCCAATGATTATCTCTGCCCGGTACGATCCCAGGTATGAGATATGGATATCATCAACCATACAGAAATCTTTCATCGTAAGAGAGTGGTTAAGGCTCACTGCCATTATATTTGCATCCGGGGCTGCCTTTTATATTGTCCTGTTCTTCATGTTTCTTAAGGTTGCCCGTACGGATAAGGAGCTGAAGAAATCACTTCAGAAGCAGGCAAACAGGGATTACCTCACAGGGCTTTACAACAGAAATTACCTGAGATACCGCATAGGAGAATGGATAAACGATGATAAGCAACCCTTTACGCTCCTTTATCTTGATATGGATAATTTCAAGGATGTAAACGACAGCTTTGGGCATGTCTTCGGGGATAAGGTTCTTATTGAGATATCGGCAAGGATCAAATCTGAGCTTGAGAAAACATCTATGTTGATCAGGCAGGGTGGTGATGAATTCCTCATATTCAGCAGGGTAATTGATGATGAAACAATCGTCAGGGATTCACGCAAGCTACTTGATCACATCTCCAAGCCTTACACCATAGATGGACAGACTTTTTTACTTGGTGGAAGTGTTGGGCTTGCAAAGTATCCCGAACACGGAGAAACGCTTGATGATCTCATACGCTCGGCAGATGTTGCGATGTATGAGGCCAAGAAGCGTAAGGGCAACATAAGCATGTTTGCCCCGGGTATGGAGGCTAAGGAGCTCAAACGTATCCACATGCATCAGGAGTTGAAGGGGGCTGTTGAAAGGGGCGAGCTGTTCATGGTATATCAGCCCCAGGTCGACAGGGATGAGAAGGTGTGCGGCATAGAGTCGCTGGCCAGATGGAGCAACAGGGAGCTCGGTTTTGTGCCTCCTGACAAGTTTATTGCTGTAGCTGAATCATCCGGCATCATAGAAGAGATTGGTGAATTCATTATCAACAGTGTTCTTACAGACATTAAGGATATTCATTCGGTTTTTGGCTGCCCCTCGGTTTCGATAAATATTTCAGTTAAGCAGTTTATGCAGGCAGATTTTGTGGATAAGCTCCAGCAGGCGATTAATGATTCACTTAAAAATGAGTGCGGAAACATAAAGATTATACTGGAGATAACAGAAAACCTCTTTATAGAGGATCTGGACCATGTTCTCCCTGTACTGCATAGCCTGCGTGATTCAGGTATTATGATATCACTTGATGATTTCGGTACCGGCTATTCATCCCTGAGCCTCCTCAAGGCGCTCCCCATTAATGAGCTCAAGATAGACAAATGCTTCGTTGATGACATGCTTACTAACGAGACATCCAGTCAGATGGTTAAAAATATTATTGATATTGGCAAAAACATGGGCTTTGCAGTTTTGGCAGAGGGCGTCGAAAGCCGAGAACAGATGGAGAAGCTCAAGGAATATGGCTGTGATTCATTCCAAGGCTACTACTTCTCAAGGCCTATCCCGAAGGATGAGCTTATAAAGTATCTGAGAAAATAAAAAAACCCCGCTGAATTAACAGCAGGGCTTTTAAAAAGCGGGGACGAAGGGACTCGAACCCTCGACCTCTGGCGTGACAGGCCAGCGTTCTAACCAAACTGAACTACGCCCCCAAAGGGATCTTCGATTTAAAAGTAATGGGCGGTGCAGGGATCGAACCTGCGACCCTCGGCTTGTAAGGCCGATGCTCTCCCAGCTGAGCTAACCGCCCGGTTTCTCCTTTAAAAAGAAGATATTTAATTGTAAAGCGTCCCATAGGGGATTCGAACCCCTGCTGCCGCCTCGAAAGGGCGGTGTCCTAGGCCAGGCTAGACGAATGGGACCTATGAGCCATGTTGGGCTCGAACCAACGACCCACTGCTTAAAAGGCAGTTGCTCTACCGACTGAGCTAATGGCTCATTCTAAATCCGCCAAGATGTTTTCTTCTAAGCGGGAATTGGTTTATAGCAAAATACGAAGCTCTTTGTCAATTACTTTTTTGAAAAAAATATTAAATAATCCATATACGTTCTGAAACCCCTAACGCAGGGGTGGTGGCATCAGGCTAACTATCTTTTGAGAGTGGATAAAAACCCGGCTGGCCATCACATAAAAACGGCAGGATTTATCCATAAAAAAAGCCCTGCACAAAAAAATGTCCAGGGCTTCTCAATATTTTTATGATTAAGTTATCTAGAATACATCCTCGAGGATCATTGTCTCTTCCCTGTCCGTTCCTACGGATACAATATTGTACTTAATGCCGAGGAAATCCTTTACATAATCGAGGTATTTCTTGGCATTCTCGGGGAGGTCATCGTAGTTACTTACCTTTGTGATATCCTCCTCCCAGCCGGGGAACTCTTTGTATATGGGCTCACACCCTTCAAGGGCGCCTATCTCAGGGGGGAAAGTGTCGAGTGTTTCGCCTTTATATTTGTAGCCCACGCATGCCTTTATTGTTTTCATACCTGTGAGCACATCCAGCTTGGTGAGTGAAATGTAGTTTATGCCGTTAACAACGCATGCGAACTTTGCCGCCACGAGGTCCAGCCAGCCGCATCTTCTGGGTCTGCCGGTTGTTGCGCCGTACTCATGGCCTACATCGCGCAGGCGCTGACCGTCTTCGTCGAAAAGCTCTGTGGGGAAAGGACCGCTTCCCACCCTTGTGGTGTATGCCTTCATAACGCCCACAACGTTGTTAATCCTGTTAGGTGAAAGTCCCGTACCTGTGCAGGAGCCCCCTGCAGTTGAGTTACTGGAGGTCACAAAGGGGTATGTACCGAAGTCCACATCCAGAAGTGTACCCTGGGCACCTTCCATCATAACCTTTTTACCGGAATCATAGAGCTCGTTGATGAGATAGGTGGTCTCTTTAACGTAGGGGCGGATACGCTCAGCGTACTCGAGATATTCGGTGTATATATCATCAGCGTTGATCTTCTCGTCACTGCCGTATTTTTTATCGAGGAGGAAATTCGCCTCGTTTACACCCTGCTCAAGCTTCTCACGGAATACCTCTTTATCGTAAAGGTCGCAGACCCTGATACCGTTTCTGGCGGCCTTGTCGGCGTATGTGGGGCCTATTCCCCGTCCCGTTGTGCCGATCTTCTTGCTTCCCTTTATCTCTTCACGAATACGGTCTATGAGGCCGTGATAGGGCATGATTACGTGGGCACGCTTGCTTATGAAGAGTCTGCCGGTGAAGTCTATACCCTTCTTCTCAAGCCCCACAATCTCCTCGATGAGAGCTTTGGGGTCAACGACAACGCCGTTGCCGATGATATTAAGCTTTTCGGGATGCATCGCACCGGAGGGTATGAGGTGCAGGATATATTTTTCGCCTTTGATAACAACGGTGTGTCCGGCGTTGTGTCCACCGGAGGAGCGTGCTACGACATCTGCCTGTTCTGTGAGTATGTCTACAATTTTGCCTTTACCTTCATCACCCCACTGGGCGCCAAGAATAACACTACAGCTCATTACAGTTTCTCCCTAAAGGATTTCCTTTATATTGTAGTAGTCGGTGAAGCTATCCTGCTCACCTTCATTTTCTATAAACATTACGGATTTACCTTCGCTTCTAAGTTCTTCTGCTTTGGCAAGATCCCCTTTTACGATATAATCGAATTCAGCCGTTTCACCCACGGGTTTATCTATGTGGATTATCTCCTCAACATTGAAGGCCATTCCGCATGCGGATACGTTGAAGCCGAACTTTCCTGCGAGGTTGTCGTATCTTCCGCCTGATCCTACCCTTCCGCCAACGCTGTCGTGGAGGATTTCAAAGGCAAGGCCAGTGTAATAATCGTGTCCGGTGGTTTCTGCGGCGTCGAATACAAGCATGCTTTCATCAACACCGAGGGAGATGAGCTGGCTGAATAATGATTTAATGTACTCAAGCCTCTCCTTGGCGATACCTGCAGGTGCGGTCCGGATAAGCTCATCAATAACATCCATGCCGCCGTATGCGAAGGGGAGGGAGGCAAGGAAAGCGGTGTCGCCATCAGTCAATCCTGCATTTGAGGCAAAGTCCTTGATACCCTGAACGTTCTTTGCACTCAGGAGTCCAAGGAGCTCCTCACGCCCACCCCCTGCCATTTCGAGGATGGTTTCTGTAAATCGTATGTCGCCGGCAACGAACCTGTAGCCGCTTAGTCCAAGAGCCTTCATTCCTCTATCCGCAATGAGGATGAGCTCTGTATCGCCTGCCAGCTCACTCATACCGAAAAGCTCGCAACCCACTTGAAGTTTCTCCGCTTTAACACCCTTATCTAGATTTACATTGCGGAACACCCTTCCTCGATAGCCGAGACGAAGGGGGAGGGGGAAGCCCTCCATATAGTTTGCCGCATATCTGCACACCTGGGGTGTGAAATCGGGGCGGAGCACTAGAGACTTACCCGTGTTACGGTCGATGAACCGGATGATGTTCTCGTCCTTAAAGTCCATGGCTGTGCGGGAGAGCATGTCGTAATAGTCGTATATGGGAAGGAATATCTCCATATACCCGTAGGAGTTGAGAACTCCCCGCAGTGATTTTTCAATGTCGTTCAGTTTTTTTGCACGCATGGGTGCAATGTTTGTAATACCCTGGGTCATAACCTATCCGATGTAATCCTTAAGTATATTTTGTGCCGCTGAAACCCCTTTGCCGAGCTCAATATCCGCACCGAAGCGGACAAGCCCCATCTCCAGAGCGGAAACGGCTGTTATTGTATCAAAAACGTCGTGGTAGCCTAGTGTGGAAATCCGCAGGATCCTCCCCTTAAGGTGATCCTGCCCCCCTGCATAGGTCACACCGACCTTCTCACGCATGAATTTCACAAATGCGCCTCCATCAAGTTCAGAGGGGAGATAAAAGCCAGTCGCCGCATTGGATGGATTATCCTTCGCAAGCATCTCAAAGCCAAGGGCTTTGACTGCTGCACGTGTGGCATCTCCATTTACCTGATGCCGCCTGTAGACATTCTCAAGACCCTCTTCGAAGAGCATATCAAGAACCTTGTTAAGCCCGATGATAAGGGTGAGAGCCGGTGTATAAGCGGTGGTAGATTTCTGCTGAGTCTTACGCTCTTTGCGCAGATCGAAGTAGTATCTCGGAATAGATGCGTTCTCAGCTCTGGCCCATGCCCTGTCGCTCAGTGCAATAAAAGCGAGTCCCGGAGGGAGCATAAAGGCTTTCTGGGAGCCAGTTACAAGGACATCGATACCCCATTCATCCATACGTGTGTCATAAACACCAACAGAAGTAATCCCGTCAACTATGAGGAGCGTATCGTCTGTGGCAGAGGTTACAGAGGCGATCTCTTTAACAGGGTGGCAGGCTGTTGTGGAGGTCTCGCTACCCTGCAGAAGGACAGCTTTAGTATCGGGATTCTCCTTAATAAACTCCTCGATCTGTTCCGCCTTGACGGATTCGCCCCATTCAAGATCTATTGTGGAAACGGTCATGCCGAATACATTGCATATGTCACGCCACCGTTGGCCGAATTTTCCTGCATTGACCACAAGTACATGGTCGCCTGGAGAGAGAGTGTTTACAACAGCAGCCTCCATGGCGGCTGTACCGCTTCCGGCAAGCATAAGAACCTCTCCCTCAGTGCCGAAAAGCTTCGGTAGCCTTTCTGCGGCGCTGTCGAAAATAGAGGAGAATTCATCTGTACGGTGGTGAAGTATCGGTTTGGCCATTTCAAGAAGAACGCTTTCAGGCACTGGAGTAGGCCCGGGAGCGAGAAGGTATTTCTTGAGCATATTCTCATTCACCTCGTGGAAGTCAAAGTTAGAGAATACTACAGCCAAGGGGCATAGTCAATAAAGGCAATTGTCAGATGGATTAAACTGGAAAATCGGGTCATTGGGGCTTATTATTAATAGCAGTAGTTACTTAATACCAACGGAACCTGTTAATGCTGAAAAGGAGGGAAAAATGCTCATAGAAATACTCTACGACGGCGATCTCGACAAGGAAACACCGGAACTCGCAGAAGAGATAAAGTATAAGTACGGCTCTAAGGTAGAAGTTAAGCTCATTGATACCTCCGAGGAGGGTGTGCCCTCGAAATACGGAATAGTTAATCCGCCGGCAGTTGTACTGGGTGGTGAGAGGATTGTTAAGCTTGATACTCTGGAAAGTCTCAAGAACATTGTGACTAAGGCAATATTTTGACCTACAAATCTACGGAATTTGCCTTGGTCTTTATTAATCTGGGAAATTCATCATCCTGAGAATTTCCCTGCCGCTACGCTTGGCAGAGCCTTCGCTCCGCTTACTTCCGGCTACATAAATTGAATACAATTCAATTTAGTTTTGCCTACAGGGCTTCCATCCATGGAAGCCAGACTGATCCTATCTGGGAAATTCTTCATCCTGAGAATTTCCCTGCCGCTACGCTCGGCAAAGCCTTCGCTCCGCTTACTTCCGGTTGCGTGAATTGAGCAGAGCCCAATTCAGCTACGCCTTCAGGGCTTCCATCCATGGAAGCCTGTTGCGTATCAACCTTTATAAAAATCCCAAAATGGGTTTTTAAGGGGATTCTAAGGGGAAAGTTTTCCCTAAAATTTTCCCCTTAGTCTTATTTTTACTTAATTTAATGCGAAATTAGTCACTAATTTATGTGTTTCGTGCTAAAGCACGCCATACTTTTGGCGCAAAAGTATGCAAAACTATTCCCTCAGGGTTTTCCAGCCCCCATTATTACTCATTTATTATCATAAATTCGTAAGAGATGGTGGTTCCCTCATTTCACTCCTTTTTCACCTGAAGTTTTGCTGATGCTGAGGAGTGTAGCCGCTATTCACACATTCCAGTATTCAATATTTAGAACTACCTCACCTGTCACGTGCGGCCAAAACTTCCGGGCGGTTCCAAAAGAGCTCATTCGGCTGCAAAACATTCGGGGAAGATTAAGAGCTTTTAAGGCCAAATGAGTCGTTGGCTACTAGTCTTCCAATTTATGAAATACCTTTTCACGTCTCACGTTGTTTTCTCTTGGGTGTAAACGTTAGAGCTACCGATTAAATATATGGAATTTGCCATTCATGGAAATTCCATTGTTGTTCGAGCGGGGGAGACCCGCTCTCTCGCACTTCCGGCTACGATATATCTGGGAAATTCTTCATCCTGAGAATTTCCCTGCCTCTACACTCGGCAAAGCCTTCGTTCCGCTTACTTCCGTTACAGAATATGAAGCATAGCTCCATATTCTTCACTTCAGAGCCAACATCCATGTTGGCTTTATCCGCTTCAACCTTTATAAAAAACCCAAAATGGGTTTTTAAGGGGATTCTAAGGGGAAAGTTTTCCCTAAAATTTTCCCCTTAAACTAATCTGGGAAATTCATCATCCTGATAATTTCCCTGCCGCTACGCTCGGCAAAGCCTTCGCTCCGCTTACTTCCGGCTACATGAATTGAATACAATTCAATTTAGTTTCGCCTTCAGGGCTTCCATCCATGGAAGCCTGTTACATATCAACCTTTAAACGTATGATTTGCATTAGCTTTCATGGATGAAAGCTCGCTTGCGTAAGTGAGAAGGAAGCTGCTAATTAATATCAGGGAAATTCATCATCCTGAGAATTTCCCTGCCGCTACACTCGGCAAAGCCTTCGCTCCGCTTACTTCCGTTACAGAATATGAAGCATAGCTCCATATTCTTCACTTCAGGGCTTCCATCCTTGGAAGCCTTTTACGTATCAACCTCAAATGTGTTATTAGCATAAGCTTTCATGGATTAAAGCGTACTACACATCAATCATTATATTTATCTTCAAAATGGGTTTTTGAGGGGTGCGGGGAACTTTGTTCCCTAAAAAGTTCCCTGCGTTCTTAGTTTTACTAATCTATGGAATATTCCATGGATGGGAATGTATTCAGATAGATTGTGGGTGGTTTGTTCCCAAAAAAGCATCCCTTACGTATATCCTAATACTGCAATTTCAATCTAGAAAAGTAAGAAATGAAGTGACGATTTTCTTAAGTCCGCCTGCGTCTTTGAAGAAAACCTCCGCCTTTTCGCTGGCTCCATCTCCTGACACGGAGATAATAATACCTTCGCCGAATTTCTCATGCTGGACCCTTTTCCCCGCTTTACCTGTACTTCCACCCGATTTTTTGTTGCCTGGCTTTTTAACATTAACTTTGCTATTTGCGAAGGACGGCGATTTTGCACGGAACCATTCGGGTTCTTTGAATCCCATTTCATCAAGAAAATAGGAGCGGGTGGTCATATTACGCTTACCGTAAATGATACGGTTTTCTGCATTAGTGACATAGAGATGCTTTTTGGCTCTGGTAACACCGACATAGCACAGTCTTCGCTCCTCCTCCATCTGCTCCGGCTCGTCTATACTGGAATGTAGAGGAAAAAGCCCGTTTTCCAGCCCTGTGAGGAAGACAACATCAAACTCAAGCCCCTTTGCGGAGTGTATTGTCATAAGGCTGACCCTATCGCCGGTATCCTCATCCGTTGATGTTGTGAGCGATGTTGTGGCGAGGAAGTCGGTGAGTGTTCCATCGGGGTTTGCCTCTTCGAAGGCGACGGCGGCGTTGAAAAGTTCGTCTATGTTTCCTGCCCTCTTCTCTGCCTCCTCCTTACTCTCGAACTTTTTGAGGTACTCCTTATATTCTGTCATCTCTATGATATCGTTCACCATATCGCTTACCTTCCCGAGGCCTGCGAGATGGTCCATAAGCCTGACATAGCCTTCTAGCCCTCTACGCATATTTGCGCTGAGTGAGCCCCCCATGTTCTTAGTTCCCTCGAGAAGATTCATTCCATTCGATATGGAGTAACGGCGGAGTTTCTCTATGGTTCCATCCCCTATTCCCCTGCCGGGGAATTTGAGGCTTCGTGCGAAGGAGACGGTATCGTATGCGTTATCAAAGAAGCGGAGATAGCTGAGGATATCCTTGATCTCCCGCCTCTGGTAGAATGCTGTGCCGCCGATCACCTTATACGGTATCCCCTTTTTATTCAGGTTTACCTCGAAGTTACGTGACTGGGCGTTGGTCCTGTAAAGAACTGCCGTATCCTTGAGGGAGTGTCCCTCCTCCATGTATTTCTCGATGGTGGACGTAACAAACTCCGCCTCTGCGGCTTCGTTCATGGCGGAACGGTACTCAACGGTCCCCTCTTCCTTAACAAAGGGGACAAGCTCCTTCCCTTTACGCATCCTGTTGTTGTTTATGAGTGAATTAGCTCTTGCGAGGATATCCGCTGTGCTTCGGTAGTTGTCTGTGAGCTTAACGGTTTCAACACCGCTGAAATGCTTATCGAACTCAAGGATATTTCGAATATCCGCACCACGCCAGCCGTAGATAGACTGGTCGTCATCCCCTACCACACAGATCTTTCCGTTCTCTCCGGAAAGAAGCTGCAGGAACAGGAACTGTATTCCGTTCGTATCCTGATACTCATCCACAAGGATATACTTGAATATACTCCGGTAGTGGTCCCTTGTCTGCGGGTTAGCCTGCAGCATGCGTATGGTCAGGGCGAGCATATCGTCGAAATCTATGAGATATTGCTGGTCCAGCCTGTGCTGATACTCATTAAAAACCTCGTCCAGCCTGTGGAAGGTAGCCGCATCGGGTGGCATGGAATCAACATAGGGCTTGGTGTTCTTAAACCAGCTTATTCGGTGCATATACTGTTTTGGCGGATATTTCTTGTGGTCGATCTTGAGATCTTTCACCACTGAACGCATGAGCGAGAGCCTGTCGTCCTGATCGATGACACCAAAGCCCCCCTGCAAACCAACCAGATGGCCATCTCGCCGGAGAAGGCGGAGGCATATGGAGTGGAACGTGCCCATCCAGACGCTATACGCCGAAGGGCCCACAAGGCCGAAAAGCCTTGTTTTCATCTCCTCCGCCGCCTTGTTTGTGAATGTTACGGCGAGGATGTTGTCCGGTTGTATCCCACAGACCTTTATAAGGTATGCGATCCTGTATGTGATAACCCTTGTTTTCCCCGTTCCGGCTCCTGCCAGAACGAGCAGAGGGCATTCTGTGCTGGTTACTGCGGCGTATTGTCCGTCGTTAAGTTCGTTCTTAAAATCTATCATTCTCTCATCGCTGCTATTCTTTTATTGTAGGCAAGTATCAGGTCGCTTCTACGCAGAAGGCCTGTGACCCTGTAGCCCTCGCCATCCTCTTCCACAACGGGGAGTGCACCCAGATCCTTGCGTCCCATCTTTTCCATGGCAACCGTAAGTGTATCATCCGGATAAAGATAAATCACCCCCTGTTTCGTACATATCTCTCCTGCAACAACAATATCCTCAAGCCCCTCCTCAAAGATCACTCCCCTGATGTCGTCCAGAGAAAGCATGCCGACAAGGTGTTCGCTGTTGTCAAGAACGGGGAAGTAGCTCTGGGGTGCCGTCTGTATACCCTCCATCACTTCTCGAAAGGGGGTGTTTTCATGGAAGGAGGTAACATCGGTGAACTGAACATCACGAACATATATGGAATCGAGTACCTGTTCCTCAAGCCCCCGCTTGATGCGTATCCCCTGCTTCGTTAGTATCCATGAGAATATGGACTCCTTCTCGATCCAGTTTGCAGCGATGTTGGCTATTATCGCTGTGAGCATGAGGGGGAGAATGATGGTATAGCTCTGGGTTATCTCGAATATGATAAGTATCGCTGTGAGAGGCGCCCGCATGGTTGCGGCAAGCATGGCACTCATTGCAACGAGGGCGTAGGCTCCGCTGTCCGCTGTCATCCCTGGCATGAGTGAGTGCATAAGCCAGCCGAAAAAACCTCCGGTCACCGCACCGATGAAAAGTGAGGGAACGAAAAGACCGCCGGAGCCTCCAGAGCCCAGCGTGAAGGAGGTGGCCAGTATCTTGAGAAAGACTATGACGAGGAGGATCATACCCACCTCGCCATGGAGGACCTTTATAATCGTGTCGTAGCCGACACCCATGATATCTCGGGAAAAAACGGCCAGTGTACCCATAAGCAGACCACCGAGAGCCGGCTTGCTCCATGAGGGTATGTCGAGGCTCTCGAAGCGTTCCTCAAAGAAATAGAAGGTTCTTATGAAGAATACCCCCACCACTGCGCATAGAAGACCTAGAAGCGCATAAAGAGGGAGCTCAAAGGCGCTTTCGAGGTGATAAACTGGGGCTTCGAAGGTTACCTCATGACCCAGATACGCCCTGGAAACGGCGGTTGCTATAACCGATGCGATGATGATTGGACTGAATGTTTTGAGTCCGAACTCCCCGAGAAGAACCTCGGCAGCAAACATCGCACCCCCTATGGGGGCATTGAATGTCGCCGCTAGTCCGCCTGCGGCACCGCATGCAACGGAGGCCTTCATCCGGCTGGTGGAGAACCGGAAGAAACGCCCTACCCCGGAACCGATGGCCGCACCGATCTGCACGATGGGCCCCTCTCTACCCGCAGAACCTCCTGAACCGAGGGTTATGGCTGATGAGAGCGACTTAATGATGGCGATGGCGGGGGATATGCTCCGGTTCATTGCTATCGCCTTCATAACGTCCGGAACACCATGCCCCTTGGCAAACTTGAACATGATGGAGATAAGCCCCACCATAAGCCCGCCGATGGCCGGTATCAGGATAATCTTATAAAAGGGTGTGTTGTTGAGTGTTTCGAGGATAAACTCCGAGCGGCTTCCGTAGAAAAGCCCCTGAAAGAAGCCTATCATCCAACGGAAGATGATATTGCCGTATCCGGCCAGCAGGCCGATTATTACAGCGATGATCACCATATATAGGTCCTCGTGACCATCAAGAAATCTGCCGAACCGCCGCCTCTTTGAGTGCGGTCCGCCTAATAGCTCTCTTCTTATGTCCATAACTGCACCATGGAACGCCTTACTTTAATGCTCAGGCTCTGAACACTACTCCCTTGTGATGGAG encodes:
- a CDS encoding DUF6693 family protein; its protein translation is MGRSITTNFTMFEALGHAVIWIILSVITFGIAAFFAPYSIAKFFINRTEITVDGKRYIQQCNVELLGNLGHLLLWVLIVIVTFGLGYFLYIYHVWVYCISKTELIPAQ
- a CDS encoding bifunctional diguanylate cyclase/phosphodiesterase, which codes for MSYSLKNDITSDYKKLNIQQTDLIYNVIHSLLATNENMLDMLGKEIAEKHRGNESVKNPEIFQSYLELDTSVIALGLLRPDGRYTAVSNNLNPDDLPNLLEQEESRNTFLKTLNWDKMILGRTYYFKPLNEYVIPIRKAVRDNKDSNKVIAVIAAALTLGDSAKLFNNNLHFGNENNIIIHREFDGYIQYASQSYIREGIYDEPISEEILERGKSLIEKKTGLPIDEVMRNGEIVTIEQTEGVSVPMIISARYDPRYEIWISSTIQKSFIVREWLRLTAIIFASGAAFYIVLFFMFLKVARTDKELKKSLQKQANRDYLTGLYNRNYLRYRIGEWINDDKQPFTLLYLDMDNFKDVNDSFGHVFGDKVLIEISARIKSELEKTSMLIRQGGDEFLIFSRVIDDETIVRDSRKLLDHISKPYTIDGQTFLLGGSVGLAKYPEHGETLDDLIRSADVAMYEAKKRKGNISMFAPGMEAKELKRIHMHQELKGAVERGELFMVYQPQVDRDEKVCGIESLARWSNRELGFVPPDKFIAVAESSGIIEEIGEFIINSVLTDIKDIHSVFGCPSVSINISVKQFMQADFVDKLQQAINDSLKNECGNIKIILEITENLFIEDLDHVLPVLHSLRDSGIMISLDDFGTGYSSLSLLKALPINELKIDKCFVDDMLTNETSSQMVKNIIDIGKNMGFAVLAEGVESREQMEKLKEYGCDSFQGYYFSRPIPKDELIKYLRK
- a CDS encoding adenylosuccinate synthase, whose product is MSCSVILGAQWGDEGKGKIVDILTEQADVVARSSGGHNAGHTVVIKGEKYILHLIPSGAMHPEKLNIIGNGVVVDPKALIEEIVGLEKKGIDFTGRLFISKRAHVIMPYHGLIDRIREEIKGSKKIGTTGRGIGPTYADKAARNGIRVCDLYDKEVFREKLEQGVNEANFLLDKKYGSDEKINADDIYTEYLEYAERIRPYVKETTYLINELYDSGKKVMMEGAQGTLLDVDFGTYPFVTSSNSTAGGSCTGTGLSPNRINNVVGVMKAYTTRVGSGPFPTELFDEDGQRLRDVGHEYGATTGRPRRCGWLDLVAAKFACVVNGINYISLTKLDVLTGMKTIKACVGYKYKGETLDTFPPEIGALEGCEPIYKEFPGWEEDITKVSNYDDLPENAKKYLDYVKDFLGIKYNIVSVGTDREETMILEDVF
- a CDS encoding ATP phosphoribosyltransferase regulatory subunit, which encodes MTQGITNIAPMRAKKLNDIEKSLRGVLNSYGYMEIFLPIYDYYDMLSRTAMDFKDENIIRFIDRNTGKSLVLRPDFTPQVCRYAANYMEGFPLPLRLGYRGRVFRNVNLDKGVKAEKLQVGCELFGMSELAGDTELILIADRGMKALGLSGYRFVAGDIRFTETILEMAGGGREELLGLLSAKNVQGIKDFASNAGLTDGDTAFLASLPFAYGGMDVIDELIRTAPAGIAKERLEYIKSLFSQLISLGVDESMLVFDAAETTGHDYYTGLAFEILHDSVGGRVGSGGRYDNLAGKFGFNVSACGMAFNVEEIIHIDKPVGETAEFDYIVKGDLAKAEELRSEGKSVMFIENEGEQDSFTDYYNIKEIL
- a CDS encoding pyridoxal-phosphate-dependent aminotransferase family protein, whose protein sequence is MAVVFSNFDFHEVNENMLKKYLLAPGPTPVPESVLLEMAKPILHHRTDEFSSIFDSAAERLPKLFGTEGEVLMLAGSGTAAMEAAVVNTLSPGDHVLVVNAGKFGQRWRDICNVFGMTVSTIDLEWGESVKAEQIEEFIKENPDTKAVLLQGSETSTTACHPVKEIASVTSATDDTLLIVDGITSVGVYDTRMDEWGIDVLVTGSQKAFMLPPGLAFIALSDRAWARAENASIPRYYFDLRKERKTQQKSTTAYTPALTLIIGLNKVLDMLFEEGLENVYRRHQVNGDATRAAVKALGFEMLAKDNPSNAATGFYLPSELDGGAFVKFMREKVGVTYAGGQDHLKGRILRISTLGYHDVFDTITAVSALEMGLVRFGADIELGKGVSAAQNILKDYIG